The Dasypus novemcinctus isolate mDasNov1 chromosome 12, mDasNov1.1.hap2, whole genome shotgun sequence genome includes a window with the following:
- the PRKAG1 gene encoding 5'-AMP-activated protein kinase subunit gamma-1 isoform X2, producing the protein METVTSSDSSPALDNEHPQETPESNNSVYTSFMKSHRCYDLIPTSSKLVVFDTSLQVKKAFFALVTNGVRAAPLWDSKKQSFVGMLTITDFINILHRYYKSALVQIYELEEHKIETWREVYLQDSFKPLVCISPNASLFDAVSSLIRNKIHRLPVIDPESGNTLYILTHKRILKFLKLFITEFPKPEFMAQSLEELRIGTYANIALVRTTTPVYVALGIFVQHRVSALPVVDEKGRVVDIYSKFDVINLAAEKTYNNLDVSVTKALQHRSHYFEGVLKCYLHETLETIINRLVEAEVHRLVVVDENNVVKGIVSLSDVLQALVLRGGEKQP; encoded by the exons AGACCCCAGAATCCAACAATAGCGTGTATACTTCCTTCATGAAGTCTCATCGCTGCTATGACCTGATTCCCACAAGCTCCAAACTGGTTGTATTTGATACTTCCCTGCAG GTGAAGAAAGCTTTCTTTGCTTTGGTGACTAATGGTGTACGAGCTGCCCCTTTGTGGGATAGTAAGAAGCAAAGTTTTGTGG GCATGCTCACCATCACTGATTTCATCAATATCCTGCACCGCTACTATAAATCAGCGTTG GTACAGATCTATGAGCTAGAAGAGCACAAGATAGAAACTTGGAGAG AGGTGTACCTACAGGACTCCTTTAAACCACTTGTCTGCATTTCTCCTAATGCCAG CTTGTTTGACGCTGTATCTTCATTAATTCGAAACAAGATCCACCGGCTGCCAGTTATTGACCCGGAATCAGGCAACACCTTGTACATCCTCACCCACAAGCGCATCCTCAAGTTCCTCAAATTGTTT ATCACTGAGTTTCCCAAGCCAGAGTTCATGGCTCAGTCCCTGGAAGAGCTGCGGATTGGCACCTACGCCAACATCGCTCTGGTCCGCACCACCACCCCCGTCTACGTGGCTCTCGGCATCTTCGTGCAGCACCGAGTCTCTGCTCTGCCAGTGGTGGACGAGAAAG GGCGTGTGGTGGACATCTACTCCAAGTTTGATGTTATC AATCTGGCAGCAGAAAAGACCTACAACAACTTAGATGTGTCTGTAACCAAAGCCCTGCAACATAGATCACACTACTTTGAGGGTGTCCTCAAGTGCTACCTGCATGAGACACTGGAAACCATCATCAACAGGCTGGTGGAAGCAGAG GTTCACCGACTTGTGGTGGTGGATGAGAACAATGTGGTCAAGGGAATTGTATCACTGTCTGACGTCCTGCAGGCTCTGGTACTCAGAGGTGGAGAGAAGCAACCCTGA
- the PRKAG1 gene encoding 5'-AMP-activated protein kinase subunit gamma-1 isoform X3 yields MKSHRCYDLIPTSSKLVVFDTSLQVKKAFFALVTNGVRAAPLWDSKKQSFVGMLTITDFINILHRYYKSALVQIYELEEHKIETWREVYLQDSFKPLVCISPNASLFDAVSSLIRNKIHRLPVIDPESGNTLYILTHKRILKFLKLFITEFPKPEFMAQSLEELRIGTYANIALVRTTTPVYVALGIFVQHRVSALPVVDEKGRVVDIYSKFDVINLAAEKTYNNLDVSVTKALQHRSHYFEGVLKCYLHETLETIINRLVEAEVHRLVVVDENNVVKGIVSLSDVLQALVLRGGEKQP; encoded by the exons ATGAAGTCTCATCGCTGCTATGACCTGATTCCCACAAGCTCCAAACTGGTTGTATTTGATACTTCCCTGCAG GTGAAGAAAGCTTTCTTTGCTTTGGTGACTAATGGTGTACGAGCTGCCCCTTTGTGGGATAGTAAGAAGCAAAGTTTTGTGG GCATGCTCACCATCACTGATTTCATCAATATCCTGCACCGCTACTATAAATCAGCGTTG GTACAGATCTATGAGCTAGAAGAGCACAAGATAGAAACTTGGAGAG AGGTGTACCTACAGGACTCCTTTAAACCACTTGTCTGCATTTCTCCTAATGCCAG CTTGTTTGACGCTGTATCTTCATTAATTCGAAACAAGATCCACCGGCTGCCAGTTATTGACCCGGAATCAGGCAACACCTTGTACATCCTCACCCACAAGCGCATCCTCAAGTTCCTCAAATTGTTT ATCACTGAGTTTCCCAAGCCAGAGTTCATGGCTCAGTCCCTGGAAGAGCTGCGGATTGGCACCTACGCCAACATCGCTCTGGTCCGCACCACCACCCCCGTCTACGTGGCTCTCGGCATCTTCGTGCAGCACCGAGTCTCTGCTCTGCCAGTGGTGGACGAGAAAG GGCGTGTGGTGGACATCTACTCCAAGTTTGATGTTATC AATCTGGCAGCAGAAAAGACCTACAACAACTTAGATGTGTCTGTAACCAAAGCCCTGCAACATAGATCACACTACTTTGAGGGTGTCCTCAAGTGCTACCTGCATGAGACACTGGAAACCATCATCAACAGGCTGGTGGAAGCAGAG GTTCACCGACTTGTGGTGGTGGATGAGAACAATGTGGTCAAGGGAATTGTATCACTGTCTGACGTCCTGCAGGCTCTGGTACTCAGAGGTGGAGAGAAGCAACCCTGA
- the WNT1 gene encoding proto-oncogene Wnt-1, whose protein sequence is MGCWALLPGWVSATLLLAMAALPAALAANSSGRWWGIVNVASSTNLLTDSKSLQLVLEPSLQLLSRKQRRLIRQNPGILHSVSGGLQSAVRECKWQFRNRRWNCPTAPGPHLFGKIVNRGCRETAFIFAITSAGVTHSVARSCSEGSIESCTCDYRRRGPGGPDWHWGGCSDNIDFGRLFGREFVDSGEKGRDLRFLMNLHNNEAGRTTVFSEMRQECKCHGMSGSCTVRTCWMRLPTLRAVGDVLRDRFDGASRVLYGNRGSNRASRAELLRLEPEDPAHKPPSPHDLVYFEKSPNFCTSSGRLGTAGTAGRACNSSSPALDGCELLCCGRGHRTRTQRVTERCNCTFHWCCHVSCRNCTHTRVLHECL, encoded by the exons ATGGGGTGCTGGGCGCTGCTGCCCGGCTGGGTTTCTGCTACGCTGCTGCTGGCGATGGCCGCTCTACCCGCAGCCCTGGCCGCCAACAGCAGCGGCCGATGGTG GGGCATCGTAAACGTGGCCTCCTCCACGAACCTGCTGACCGATTCCAAGAGTCTGCAGCTGGTGCTCGAGCCCAGTCTACAGCTGCTGAGCCGCAAACAGCGGCGGCTGATCCGCCAGAACCCGGGGATCCTGCACAGCGTGAGCGGGGGGCTGCAGAGCGCCGTGCGCGAGTGCAAGTGGCAGTTCCGGAACCGCCGCTGGAATTGTCCCACGGCTCCGGGGCCCCACCTCTTCGGCAAGATCGTCAACCGAG GCTGCCGGGAAACTGCGTTTATCTTCGCCATCACGTCGGCCGGAGTCACCCACTCGGTGGCGCGCTCCTGCTCGGAGGGCTCCATCGAATCCTGCACGTGCGACTACCGGCGGCGCGGCCCCGGGGGCCCTGATTGGCACTGGGGAGGGTGCAGCGATAACATCGACTTCGGCCGCCTCTTTGGCCGGGAGTTCGTGGACTCCGGGGAGAAGGGGCGCGACCTGCGCTTCCTTATGAACCTTCACAACAACGAGGCGGGCCGCACG ACCGTGTTCTCCGAGATGCGCCAGGAGTGCAAGTGCCACGGCATGTCGGGCTCGTGCACGGTGCGCACGTGCTGGATGCGGCTGCCCACGCTGCGCGCGGTGGGCGACGTGCTGCGCGACCGCTTCGACGGCGCCTCGCGCGTCCTCTACGGCAACCGCGGCAGCAACCGGGCCTCGCGCGCCGAGCTGCTGCGCCTCGAGCCCGAGGACCCGGCGCACAAGCCGCCCTCCCCGCACGACCTCGTCTACTTCGAGAAATCGCCCAACTTCTGCACGTCCAGCGGCCGCCTGGGTACGGCCGGCACGGCGGGGCGCGCCTGCAACAGCTCGTCGCCCGCGCTGGACGGCTGCGAGCTCCTCTGCTGCGGCCGCGGCCACCGCACGCGCACGCAGCGCGTCACCGAGCGCTGCAACTGCACCTTCCACTGGTGCTGCCACGTCAGCTGCCGCAACTGCACGCACACGCGCGTGCTGCACGAGTGTCTGTGA
- the PRKAG1 gene encoding 5'-AMP-activated protein kinase subunit gamma-1 isoform X1, translated as MSFTGPCPRLPSVAFAAGAVTSSDSSPALDNEHPQETPESNNSVYTSFMKSHRCYDLIPTSSKLVVFDTSLQVKKAFFALVTNGVRAAPLWDSKKQSFVGMLTITDFINILHRYYKSALVQIYELEEHKIETWREVYLQDSFKPLVCISPNASLFDAVSSLIRNKIHRLPVIDPESGNTLYILTHKRILKFLKLFITEFPKPEFMAQSLEELRIGTYANIALVRTTTPVYVALGIFVQHRVSALPVVDEKGRVVDIYSKFDVINLAAEKTYNNLDVSVTKALQHRSHYFEGVLKCYLHETLETIINRLVEAEVHRLVVVDENNVVKGIVSLSDVLQALVLRGGEKQP; from the exons AGACCCCAGAATCCAACAATAGCGTGTATACTTCCTTCATGAAGTCTCATCGCTGCTATGACCTGATTCCCACAAGCTCCAAACTGGTTGTATTTGATACTTCCCTGCAG GTGAAGAAAGCTTTCTTTGCTTTGGTGACTAATGGTGTACGAGCTGCCCCTTTGTGGGATAGTAAGAAGCAAAGTTTTGTGG GCATGCTCACCATCACTGATTTCATCAATATCCTGCACCGCTACTATAAATCAGCGTTG GTACAGATCTATGAGCTAGAAGAGCACAAGATAGAAACTTGGAGAG AGGTGTACCTACAGGACTCCTTTAAACCACTTGTCTGCATTTCTCCTAATGCCAG CTTGTTTGACGCTGTATCTTCATTAATTCGAAACAAGATCCACCGGCTGCCAGTTATTGACCCGGAATCAGGCAACACCTTGTACATCCTCACCCACAAGCGCATCCTCAAGTTCCTCAAATTGTTT ATCACTGAGTTTCCCAAGCCAGAGTTCATGGCTCAGTCCCTGGAAGAGCTGCGGATTGGCACCTACGCCAACATCGCTCTGGTCCGCACCACCACCCCCGTCTACGTGGCTCTCGGCATCTTCGTGCAGCACCGAGTCTCTGCTCTGCCAGTGGTGGACGAGAAAG GGCGTGTGGTGGACATCTACTCCAAGTTTGATGTTATC AATCTGGCAGCAGAAAAGACCTACAACAACTTAGATGTGTCTGTAACCAAAGCCCTGCAACATAGATCACACTACTTTGAGGGTGTCCTCAAGTGCTACCTGCATGAGACACTGGAAACCATCATCAACAGGCTGGTGGAAGCAGAG GTTCACCGACTTGTGGTGGTGGATGAGAACAATGTGGTCAAGGGAATTGTATCACTGTCTGACGTCCTGCAGGCTCTGGTACTCAGAGGTGGAGAGAAGCAACCCTGA
- the DDN gene encoding dendrin, which translates to MPDGPLFAEGPDRPREPHEEEPGSCLWVQKSKLLVIEVKTISCHYSHRALSRQPMDSQATHWARGLQSRTCGQRAGSPEPPPRRPWAARVLQEATNWRAGPPAEARAREQEKRKAASQEREAKETERKRRKAGGARRSPPGRPRPEPRNAPRVAPSAGLPAPLRPERLGPGGRPCRPAAQPQSDPGGAGAGPWGGRRLGPPSYEAHLLLRGAAGTASRRRWDRPPPYVAPPSYDGPHRTLGTKRGPGPSPAPASSSPAPAPARTEGGRTKKRLDPRIYRDVLGAWGLRQGRGLLGGSPGCGAARARPEARQGAAGKSPGLADAGLHSGSGRRSPPPAPRSPGTEAAPVGPATATPSPPRPAPRSRPPRKGSREGKEGGEESWLPKCWLSSPKRQPPQHSQSLPRPWAPGGTGWRDFLGPRERAGPETLAGWKAPRRPNTLPRSSRRPTRGEGVFVIDATCVVIRSQYVPNPRPQQGQLLPAGGPRVAGGAPGRRRPSKEEGEGAAAFPSPCRKLLLSSRPAHRPGGGEAEGKELADSSLEERASRILGLPVSEVNLRDAPTQAGSPAHPGLGPEAAGGARGWGKAAAGAPRAARGWVRTPGPYAGALREAVSRIRRHTAPDSDSDEAAELSVHSGSSDASDTEASGASWRSERTPCGSGGYTPARASGKTAELSDGIREILDVIGRTEETLFGAGDPKGTPKGKRERQ; encoded by the exons atgCCGGATGGTCCGCTGTTCGCCGAGGGGCCGGACAGGCCCCGGGAGCCCCACGAGGAGGAGCCTGGCAGCTGCCTCTGGGTGCAGAAGTCCAAGCTGCTGGTGATCGAGGTGAAGACTATTTCCTGTCATTATAGTCACCGCGCCCTTTCTCGACAGCCCATGGACTCCCAGGCCACCCACTGGGCCCGCGGGCTCCAGAGCCGCAC GTGTGGGCAGCGCGCGGGATCCCCTGAGCCGCCGCCCCGCCGGCCCTGGGCTGCCCGGGTGCTGCAGGAGGCGACCAACTggcgggcggggcccccggccgagGCCCGAGCCCGGGAGCAGGAGAAAAGGAAGGCGGCGTCGCAGGAGCGGGAGGCCAAGGAGACCGAGCGAAAGAGGCGCAAGGCGGGCGGGGCGCGGCGGAGCCCTCCGGGTCGGCCCCGCCCGGAGCCCCGGAACGCCCCTCGGGTGGCCCCGTCGGCAGGGCTCCCGGCCCCCTTGCGGCCGGAGCGCCTCGGGCCCGGGGGGCGCCCGTGCCGTCCAGCTGCGCAGCCACAGAGCGACCCagggggcgcgggcgcggggcccTGGGGAGGCCGGCGGCTCGGGCCCCCCAGCTACGAGGCTCACCTGCTGCTGAGGGGCGCCGCCGGCACCGCCTCGCGACGCCGCTGGGACCGGCCGCCGCCCTACGTGGCTCCACCGTCTTACGATGGCCCCCACAGGACCCTGGGGACAAAGCGAGGCCCTGGGCCCTCCCCGGCGCCCGCCTCTTCGTCCCCAGCTCCGGCCCCGGCCAGGACAGAGGGAGGGCGCACAAAAAAGAGGCTGGATCCTCGAATCTACCGGGACGTCCTCGGGGCTTGGGGGCTGCGACAGGGGCGGGGCCTCTTGGGGGGCTCTCCCGGCTGTGGGGCGGCCAGGGCAAGGCCGGAGGCCCGCCAGGGGGCCGCGGGGAAGAGCCCGGGGCTGGCCgatgctggcctgcacagtgggAGCGGCCGCCGGTCCCCACCCCCGGCTCCACGGAGCCCGGGCACCGAGGCAGCTCCCGTGGGACCTGCAACTGCGACCCCCAGCCCCCCGCGTCCAGCCCCCAGGTCCAGGCCGCCCCGCAAGGGCTCCAGGGAGGGGAAAGAAGGTGGAGAAGAGAGCTGGCTCCCCAAATGCTGGCTTTCCTCCCCCAAAAGGCAGCCGCCCCAGCACAGCCAGAGTCTCCCCAGGCCCTGGGCGCCAGGAGGCACGGGTTGGAGAGACTTCCTGGGTCCCAGAGAGCGCGCAGGACCCGAGACCCTGGCGGGTTGGAAGGCGCCCCGACGCCCCAACACCCTGCCCCGTAGTTCCCGCCGCCCCACCCGTGGAGAAGGCGTCTTTGTCATTGACGCCACGTGCGTGGTGATACGGTCCCAGTACGTTCCGAACCCCCGGCCCCAGCAGGGGCAGCTTTTGCCCGCTGGGGGGCCGCGCGTTGCCGGGGGTGCTCCCGGCCGTCGGAGGCCCAGCAAGgaggagggcgagggggccgcgGCGTTTCCCTCCCCTTGCCGAAAGCTGCTGCTGAGCAGTCGCCCTGCGCACCGGCCCGGCGGGGGCGAAGCCGAGGGCAAGGAGCTGGCGGACTCCTCTCTGGAGGAGCGCGCCTCCCGCATCTTGGGGCTCCCAGTCAGCGAAGTGAACCTGCGGGACGCCCCCACGCAGGCCGGGAGCCCAGCGCACCCAGGCTTAGGCCCAGAGGCTGCGGGCGGCGCGCGGGGCTGGGGGAAAGCGGCGGCTGGGGCGCCGCGCGCCGCGCGGGGCTGGGTGCGGACGCCGGGGCCCTACGCCGGGGCGCTGCGGGAGGCCGTGTCCCGCATCCGCCGCCACACCGCCCCCGACTCGGACTCCGACGAAGCCGCGGAGCTCAGCGTTCACAGCGGCTCCTCTGACGCAAGCGACACCGAGGCCTCGGGCGCCTCCTGGCGGAGCGAGCGGACCCCGTGCGGGTCTGGGGGCTACACCCCAGCCCGGGCAAGCGGGAAGACAGCGGAGCTGAGCGATGGTATCCGGGAGATTCTGGACGTCATCGGCCGAACCGAGGAGACCCTCTTTGGGGCGGGGGACCCTAAGGGGACCCCAAAGGGCAAGAGGGAGCGGCAGTAA